In one window of Desulforhabdus amnigena DNA:
- a CDS encoding Hsp20/alpha crystallin family protein has product MAIVRYYNPFEFSNPFQEMARLKREVDRLFSGFMGEGPQMVTSGVFPPVNVMEDENNIYVYAELPGIQPVDIDISVVGKTLNLRGERKADEVENVNYHRRERRFGKFHKALTLSHDVNVEGVVADFKDGILKIIFPKAETAKPKKIEVKTS; this is encoded by the coding sequence ATGGCTATCGTTCGTTATTACAATCCCTTTGAATTTTCGAATCCATTTCAGGAAATGGCAAGACTGAAAAGAGAAGTGGACCGACTCTTCTCCGGTTTTATGGGAGAAGGTCCTCAAATGGTAACTTCCGGCGTGTTTCCTCCAGTCAATGTAATGGAAGATGAAAACAACATTTACGTCTATGCGGAACTGCCCGGAATTCAACCCGTTGATATCGATATTTCTGTCGTGGGAAAAACGCTCAACCTTCGAGGCGAACGCAAAGCCGACGAAGTGGAGAATGTAAACTACCATCGCCGTGAACGCAGGTTCGGAAAATTCCACAAAGCCCTTACCCTCTCTCATGATGTGAATGTAGAAGGAGTGGTGGCTGACTTCAAAGACGGCATTCTCAAAATCATTTTTCCCAAAGCGGAAACGGCTAAACCCAAGAAGATCGAAGTCAAGACGTCATAG
- a CDS encoding Hsp20/alpha crystallin family protein, with translation MAEKDLQVQEKKELQTGAESTRNVPVYIPPVDIYESESALTLVADMPGVPIDGVSIDLDKDKLTIRGTVGTEECPGRLLLREYTVGDYYRQFTLSNVIDQNKIEASMKNGVLRVILPKSEAARPRTITVKAS, from the coding sequence ATGGCAGAAAAAGATCTGCAGGTGCAGGAAAAGAAAGAACTTCAGACGGGGGCTGAGAGCACCCGCAATGTGCCGGTCTATATTCCCCCGGTGGATATTTATGAATCCGAAAGTGCATTGACTTTGGTGGCCGATATGCCCGGAGTTCCTATCGATGGCGTCAGCATCGATCTGGACAAAGACAAACTCACCATCAGAGGAACCGTCGGCACGGAAGAGTGTCCCGGTCGACTTCTGTTGCGCGAATACACCGTGGGCGATTATTACAGGCAGTTCACTCTTTCAAATGTAATTGATCAGAACAAGATCGAGGCTTCCATGAAAAACGGGGTACTGCGCGTAATCCTTCCCAAGTCGGAAGCTGCAAGGCCTCGTACAATCACAGTAAAAGCATCATGA
- a CDS encoding alpha/beta fold hydrolase, translated as MIREQSNSNVSGFRLSDDKFEEVLLSGDHAGMLERYFGEQQYEELRELARQANTRSVRGGPRVLILPGIMGSKLGQRGLIFDDVLWIDPVEIVLGRLESLALDHTPTTFEAVGVILLAYLKLKLRLKSAGYDADFHPFDWRQDIAFLGRQLADRINRESASRVYLVAHSMGGLVARAAMAQNVSKIKRLIMLGTPNHGSFVPVQALRGVYPVVRKVAAVDLRHTPEELASEVFNTFPGLYQMLPWKTVFDDIDLYDSGSWPETGPRPRADLLASAPVTQQMLASADDRFVLIAGVNQETITGLKQGNSDFKYEMTPNGDGTVPLAFAQLPGAKTYYIEESHGNLPNNALVAQAVKDILSTGSTAMLSDEWTPVRRAVPRWVDSRELQVPVFEGRRGAAVRESELRHLIEEFAAPGVAGPEALPPSAAKPYGQPRSYAHEFNRLVVGRRRQQRLDIRLALGSITEVDSDAYVLGLFKDVEPAGASKALDRRLDGVISEFTARRMLSGNIGEVFLLPTGRHPVRADMILFAGLGAFDLFTDEVLQLTAENIIRTFIRTRIDDFATLILAGASGMGTTRSLENLLIGFFRGLRDADSNHRFRGITFCEMDPKRYDEMKQEIYRLSSTPLFEDIEVTLDEVTLPPAVEPEEGRGLPPGGRDPAYLVVRQEGESDSSLHFRAAVLTAGAKATVITGVKEIKKSDLDVHLRLIETDRFTFPKLSGYGERLAELILTPEVDAVLSTMKDHHLVLVHDAPSSRIPWETLRVRDWFPAMEGGLSRRYAAENLSVAKWLEKRSYGEVLDLLLVVNPTQDLEGAEEEGNRIAEIFGANPGVQVHLLRGAEATKQALLAAFTSGKYDVIHYAGHAFFDALHPSRSGIVCSGGDPLRGSELAGLGNLPGLVFFNACEAARIRKRGDTKAPEMHKRIGVSVGLAEAFLRGGVANYVGTYWPVGDAPAKTFAEIFYTRLLAGKSIGESLLEGRKAVAELKSVDWADYIHYGSQNFVLKRGESD; from the coding sequence ATGATCCGGGAACAATCCAATTCCAATGTGTCTGGCTTTCGATTATCCGACGACAAGTTTGAAGAGGTCCTGCTTTCAGGAGATCATGCCGGCATGCTGGAACGCTATTTTGGGGAACAGCAATACGAGGAGCTTCGTGAACTTGCGAGACAGGCCAATACCAGAAGCGTTCGCGGCGGACCTCGAGTACTGATTCTTCCCGGAATAATGGGTTCGAAGCTGGGTCAGCGTGGACTGATCTTTGACGATGTATTATGGATCGATCCTGTCGAAATCGTGCTGGGAAGACTGGAATCTCTGGCTTTGGACCATACGCCGACAACATTTGAGGCCGTTGGCGTGATTCTCCTTGCGTACCTCAAGTTGAAGCTCAGACTGAAGAGTGCGGGCTATGACGCGGATTTTCATCCTTTCGACTGGAGACAGGATATTGCCTTTCTGGGCAGACAGCTGGCCGACCGGATAAACCGTGAGAGCGCATCGAGGGTGTATCTGGTCGCTCACAGCATGGGAGGGCTGGTAGCGCGCGCTGCCATGGCACAAAATGTATCTAAAATCAAACGCTTGATCATGCTTGGAACTCCCAATCATGGATCGTTTGTTCCCGTACAGGCGTTGCGAGGAGTCTATCCCGTTGTGCGCAAGGTGGCCGCAGTGGACCTTCGCCATACTCCTGAAGAGCTGGCCTCTGAGGTTTTCAACACCTTTCCCGGACTCTATCAGATGTTGCCATGGAAGACGGTTTTTGATGACATCGACCTCTACGATTCGGGGAGTTGGCCGGAAACGGGACCCCGCCCTCGGGCCGACTTGCTCGCGAGTGCTCCCGTAACCCAGCAGATGCTGGCTTCTGCGGATGACCGCTTTGTACTCATCGCCGGAGTCAACCAGGAGACCATTACCGGACTCAAACAGGGGAACAGCGATTTTAAATATGAGATGACTCCAAACGGGGATGGGACGGTTCCTCTTGCCTTCGCTCAGTTGCCGGGTGCAAAAACCTATTACATAGAGGAATCCCACGGCAACTTGCCCAATAACGCCTTGGTGGCCCAGGCCGTAAAGGACATTCTCTCCACAGGAAGTACTGCGATGCTTTCCGATGAATGGACGCCGGTCCGCCGGGCGGTTCCAAGGTGGGTGGATTCCAGGGAATTGCAGGTTCCCGTCTTCGAAGGACGACGAGGGGCTGCTGTGAGGGAAAGCGAACTGCGGCATCTCATAGAGGAGTTTGCCGCGCCCGGTGTTGCGGGCCCCGAGGCACTTCCTCCCAGCGCCGCCAAGCCCTATGGGCAGCCCAGGAGCTACGCTCACGAATTCAATCGACTCGTTGTCGGACGCAGACGTCAGCAGCGCCTGGACATTCGGCTGGCTCTCGGAAGCATCACCGAGGTGGATTCCGATGCCTATGTGTTGGGGCTTTTCAAAGACGTGGAACCGGCGGGGGCTTCCAAGGCTCTCGATCGGCGGCTGGATGGCGTGATTTCGGAATTCACGGCGCGGCGCATGCTTTCGGGAAATATCGGTGAGGTCTTTCTGCTACCCACCGGGCGCCATCCCGTGCGGGCGGATATGATCCTTTTTGCAGGGTTGGGGGCGTTTGACCTTTTTACGGATGAAGTTTTGCAGCTTACAGCGGAAAATATCATTCGTACTTTCATTCGGACTCGCATCGACGATTTCGCCACGTTGATTCTGGCGGGAGCATCGGGGATGGGAACGACTCGATCCCTGGAAAACCTGCTCATCGGTTTTTTCAGGGGACTTCGCGATGCGGATTCGAATCACCGCTTTCGGGGAATCACTTTCTGTGAGATGGACCCGAAACGGTATGATGAAATGAAGCAGGAAATATATCGTCTATCGAGTACACCGCTTTTTGAGGACATTGAAGTGACCCTCGATGAAGTCACTCTGCCGCCGGCCGTGGAGCCCGAAGAAGGCAGGGGACTTCCTCCAGGGGGCCGCGATCCCGCTTACCTCGTCGTCCGTCAGGAAGGGGAATCCGACAGCAGTCTCCATTTTCGTGCCGCAGTGTTGACCGCCGGGGCCAAGGCGACGGTCATAACGGGAGTCAAGGAAATCAAGAAGAGTGATCTGGACGTTCATTTGCGATTGATCGAAACAGATCGCTTCACGTTCCCAAAACTTTCCGGTTATGGGGAACGATTGGCGGAGTTGATCCTCACCCCCGAAGTGGATGCCGTGCTCAGCACCATGAAGGACCACCATTTGGTGCTGGTGCATGACGCTCCAAGTTCACGCATACCCTGGGAAACATTGCGGGTGAGGGACTGGTTTCCCGCCATGGAGGGGGGACTCAGTCGCCGCTACGCAGCAGAGAACCTATCCGTAGCCAAATGGCTGGAAAAGCGCAGCTACGGCGAGGTGCTCGACCTGCTTCTGGTGGTCAATCCGACGCAGGATCTGGAAGGAGCCGAGGAGGAAGGAAATCGCATCGCCGAGATTTTTGGCGCCAACCCGGGAGTACAGGTCCATCTCCTGAGGGGTGCCGAAGCTACGAAACAAGCTTTGCTCGCCGCATTTACTTCGGGAAAATACGATGTCATTCATTATGCGGGGCATGCCTTTTTCGATGCTCTACACCCATCGCGCAGCGGAATCGTTTGCAGCGGTGGCGACCCGCTTCGAGGATCGGAACTTGCGGGGTTGGGGAACCTTCCCGGCCTGGTCTTTTTCAATGCGTGCGAGGCGGCCCGTATCCGCAAGCGGGGAGATACGAAAGCTCCGGAAATGCACAAACGCATCGGGGTGAGCGTCGGTCTGGCCGAAGCATTTTTGCGAGGCGGCGTCGCAAACTATGTGGGAACCTACTGGCCGGTGGGGGACGCTCCAGCTAAAACCTTTGCAGAGATCTTTTACACCCGGTTGCTCGCTGGAAAATCCATCGGTGAGTCTCTGCTTGAGGGGAGGAAGGCCGTGGCAGAACTCAAATCTGTGGATTGGGCCGATTATATCCACTACGGCAGTCAGAACTTCGTACTGAAAAGAGGGGAGTCGGATTGA
- the rho gene encoding transcription termination factor Rho, with the protein MSRSVRGVLQSLPRGGGFLRDAARSFQPSSEDVWVSSKLIREYGLVDGALVEGTAQSGKKGYQLATVASVCGLSPEQFRIRTPFDRLVPIDPRERIRLGDGGNISMRAIELIAPVGKGTRGLIVAPPKTGKTRLLEEIANAIHTADPGTRIIVLLIDERPEEVTHFRRSVPAEVLASSNDQHIQSHVNLAEMTLAHIRCELECGRDIVVLLDSITRLGRAFNLHGAGSGRTLSGGLDAKALEIPRRFFGLARNIENGGSVTVIATALIETGSRMDDYIFQEFKGTGNSEIILDRSLAEARIFPAINLLTSGTRKEELLYSSNEIAWLAALRRRLADIGPKEAMLELLRLLERTPTNDQLFQAGRPIEV; encoded by the coding sequence ATGTCCCGGTCAGTCAGGGGGGTCCTCCAATCACTACCACGGGGTGGCGGCTTTCTACGGGATGCTGCGCGCTCTTTTCAACCCAGTTCCGAGGATGTATGGGTGTCGTCGAAGCTCATCCGGGAATATGGACTGGTAGATGGCGCCCTGGTCGAGGGGACGGCTCAAAGTGGGAAAAAGGGATATCAGCTGGCAACCGTTGCGTCCGTTTGCGGTCTATCGCCGGAGCAGTTCAGGATCCGCACCCCGTTTGACAGGCTGGTGCCCATCGATCCGAGGGAAAGGATCAGACTTGGAGACGGGGGAAACATTTCCATGCGCGCCATCGAATTGATCGCTCCTGTCGGCAAAGGGACACGGGGGCTGATCGTGGCGCCACCCAAGACGGGTAAAACCCGCCTCTTGGAAGAGATTGCCAATGCGATTCACACCGCCGATCCGGGGACACGTATTATCGTCCTGCTGATCGATGAACGGCCTGAGGAAGTGACTCATTTTCGTCGAAGTGTGCCGGCGGAAGTGCTGGCCAGTTCCAACGATCAGCACATCCAGTCGCACGTCAACCTGGCTGAAATGACTTTGGCGCACATCCGCTGTGAACTGGAATGCGGTCGCGATATCGTCGTGCTGCTCGATAGCATCACGCGTCTGGGCCGTGCGTTTAACCTGCACGGGGCGGGCTCAGGCCGAACCCTGTCAGGCGGGCTGGATGCCAAGGCTCTTGAGATTCCACGACGATTTTTCGGACTGGCCCGCAACATCGAAAACGGGGGCTCCGTGACGGTAATCGCCACGGCGCTCATCGAAACGGGTTCACGCATGGATGACTATATTTTTCAGGAGTTCAAGGGGACCGGCAACAGCGAGATCATACTCGACCGTTCACTCGCGGAAGCCAGGATTTTTCCGGCCATCAATCTGCTGACCAGTGGTACGCGCAAGGAGGAACTCCTTTACTCCAGTAACGAAATAGCCTGGCTGGCCGCTCTGCGGCGTCGCCTGGCGGACATCGGACCGAAAGAGGCCATGCTCGAATTGCTCCGACTTCTGGAGAGGACTCCGACCAACGACCAACTTTTCCAAGCGGGCAGACCTATAGAGGTATGA
- a CDS encoding UDP-N-acetylmuramate dehydrogenase produces the protein MACIEIIENYPLADLTTFRVGGAARYFVSVRSEEEALEAIDFAKMQNLPIFILGGGSNVLISDKGFDGLVILNRINGFHRREEGGDTLVHAGSGEDWQEFVDRCIADDLQGTECLAGIPGTVGASPVQNIGAYGQSVSDTIAEVGTIDMDTGRSVSFGNKDCRFEYRKSIFNTVAAGRYLITSVTFRLKKNGKVAIRYRELENRLREISDVTIQQVRDCVIAIRDGKGLLVRPGHECFQCAGSFFKNPVVDAESFKEIEKKVRKAGGCSNWAWPVDSGEVKISAACLIQSAGFTCGYRKGNVGLSPRHTLIVVAYEGSTAQDVVDFAREVQEKVRKTFGVRLSPEVRFVGF, from the coding sequence ATGGCATGTATTGAAATCATAGAAAATTATCCTCTGGCGGATCTCACAACCTTCAGAGTGGGAGGAGCGGCCAGGTATTTTGTTTCCGTGAGATCCGAGGAAGAAGCTCTCGAAGCGATCGACTTTGCCAAGATGCAGAATTTACCCATTTTTATCCTGGGGGGTGGAAGCAACGTTCTCATAAGCGATAAAGGATTTGACGGTCTTGTTATCCTCAACAGAATCAATGGCTTCCATCGTCGGGAAGAAGGTGGGGATACCCTGGTGCATGCCGGTTCGGGAGAAGATTGGCAGGAATTTGTCGACCGGTGTATTGCAGATGATTTGCAGGGGACGGAGTGCCTTGCGGGAATCCCCGGCACAGTGGGGGCTTCCCCGGTTCAGAACATTGGGGCCTATGGTCAAAGTGTATCCGACACAATAGCCGAAGTCGGTACGATCGATATGGATACGGGCAGATCCGTCTCTTTCGGCAACAAAGACTGCAGATTCGAATATCGCAAGAGTATCTTCAATACTGTTGCAGCGGGCAGATACCTCATAACGAGTGTTACCTTCCGCCTGAAAAAGAATGGGAAGGTAGCTATCCGTTATCGAGAACTCGAGAATCGTCTCAGGGAAATTTCCGATGTCACCATCCAGCAGGTGAGGGACTGCGTTATTGCCATAAGGGACGGAAAAGGACTGCTCGTGCGTCCGGGCCACGAATGTTTTCAATGTGCCGGTTCCTTTTTCAAAAATCCGGTAGTGGATGCGGAAAGCTTCAAAGAAATCGAGAAGAAGGTGCGGAAAGCGGGAGGATGCAGCAATTGGGCCTGGCCTGTCGATTCTGGAGAAGTGAAGATATCTGCGGCATGCCTCATTCAGAGTGCGGGCTTTACTTGCGGATACAGGAAGGGAAATGTTGGGCTGTCGCCCAGGCATACACTTATTGTCGTGGCTTACGAAGGATCTACTGCGCAGGATGTTGTCGATTTTGCAAGGGAAGTGCAGGAGAAGGTGAGGAAAACTTTTGGTGTCCGCCTTAGCCCCGAGGTGCGGTTTGTCGGTTTTTAG
- the rlmN gene encoding 23S rRNA (adenine(2503)-C(2))-methyltransferase RlmN, with protein sequence MNVFGLTCKELADEMSRRYGKGIYHAAALYREVFKKGNTSFSEAPEFSRSISFTRQLNEDVRLPSCRITEKLEDGVTKFASLLGDGHSIESVIIPAQGRTTLCVSSQVGCRMGCRFCVTGGMGFLRSLTAEEIVWQVYAARFVLNCRIDNIVFMGMGEPLDNFENVMQAVLVMNDQRGLDIAFSHITISTSGHVDGIRRLAGFHLPRLRLAVSLNAAEDGLRSHLMPINRRFPLACLKKELQAFPLGRGGVIFVEYVLLKAINDSRDDAKRLAQYLEGLPVRVNVIAYNAGGSTTYAPPSPEEVLRFCGWLAEEKLFVCLRQPRGQSIMAACGQLGALLAEGIHGKV encoded by the coding sequence TTGAATGTTTTTGGATTGACCTGCAAAGAACTTGCGGATGAAATGAGCCGGCGCTACGGCAAAGGCATCTATCATGCCGCAGCGCTCTACCGGGAGGTTTTCAAAAAGGGCAACACTTCGTTTTCTGAGGCACCGGAATTCTCAAGGTCCATTTCATTTACACGGCAACTCAATGAAGATGTCCGTCTGCCTTCCTGCCGGATCACTGAAAAACTGGAAGACGGGGTCACCAAGTTTGCCTCGTTGCTTGGCGATGGCCATTCCATTGAATCCGTCATCATTCCTGCACAGGGCCGCACCACACTTTGTGTTTCGTCCCAGGTCGGGTGCCGGATGGGATGCAGGTTTTGTGTTACGGGCGGGATGGGTTTTTTGCGAAGTCTAACCGCTGAAGAAATCGTTTGGCAGGTTTATGCCGCCCGATTTGTTTTAAACTGCCGCATCGATAATATTGTATTCATGGGCATGGGAGAGCCCCTGGATAATTTTGAAAACGTCATGCAGGCAGTGCTGGTTATGAATGATCAGCGCGGACTCGATATAGCCTTTAGCCATATTACCATTTCCACTTCGGGACATGTGGATGGCATTCGGAGGCTTGCAGGTTTTCACCTGCCCAGGCTGCGCCTTGCCGTATCGCTCAATGCTGCAGAAGACGGCTTGCGTAGTCATCTGATGCCCATCAATCGAAGGTTTCCTCTTGCCTGCCTGAAGAAGGAACTGCAGGCATTTCCCCTCGGAAGGGGAGGCGTCATTTTTGTCGAATATGTCCTCCTGAAAGCCATAAACGACTCGCGCGATGATGCGAAAAGGCTGGCTCAATACCTTGAAGGGCTTCCTGTCCGCGTCAATGTGATTGCTTACAATGCAGGGGGCTCAACAACATATGCTCCGCCATCTCCCGAAGAGGTGCTCCGATTCTGCGGATGGCTAGCCGAGGAAAAGCTGTTTGTGTGCCTGCGTCAGCCACGAGGGCAGAGCATCATGGCCGCCTGTGGTCAGCTTGGGGCGTTGTTGGCGGAAGGCATTCATGGGAAAGTATGA
- a CDS encoding CBS and ACT domain-containing protein: protein MLVKNWMSKSVITIDADDSMSQAISLIREHKIRMLPVLRKGKLVGVLSNTDLKRASASDATSLDVHELLYLISKVKVKDIMTKEIITIPFDFTVEEAALLLIEKKISGAPVVDEKGRLVGIITRDDLLKVLISLSGFGKKGIQFALQIEDRPGSIKDVTDIIRSYGGRIASVLGTYESAPAGFRRVYVRAYDIERERMEQLKEELKQAATMLYMVDHRENKREIYS, encoded by the coding sequence ATGTTGGTGAAGAATTGGATGAGCAAAAGCGTCATAACGATCGATGCCGACGACTCCATGTCACAAGCAATCAGTCTCATCAGGGAACATAAGATTCGTATGCTGCCTGTCTTGAGAAAGGGAAAATTGGTAGGGGTCCTCTCCAATACGGATCTCAAAAGAGCTTCGGCTTCAGATGCGACTTCCCTGGATGTTCACGAACTCCTCTATCTGATCTCTAAAGTCAAAGTCAAAGACATCATGACAAAGGAGATTATTACGATTCCTTTCGATTTCACTGTGGAAGAGGCCGCTTTGCTTCTCATCGAAAAGAAAATATCCGGTGCTCCTGTGGTTGACGAAAAAGGCCGGCTGGTCGGAATCATCACTCGTGACGATCTCTTGAAAGTGCTCATTTCTCTGAGCGGCTTCGGCAAGAAGGGGATTCAATTCGCTCTTCAAATAGAGGACCGTCCGGGTTCCATAAAGGACGTCACGGATATCATTCGCAGTTACGGGGGGCGCATTGCGAGCGTTTTGGGGACTTACGAAAGTGCCCCTGCAGGCTTCAGGAGGGTTTATGTGAGGGCCTACGACATTGAAAGGGAACGCATGGAGCAATTGAAAGAAGAACTGAAGCAGGCTGCGACGATGCTTTACATGGTAGATCATCGGGAAAACAAGCGGGAAATCTACAGTTGA
- a CDS encoding ABC transporter ATP-binding protein → MLRVEHVDAGYGDVQVLWDVSFKVDAGEFAVLVGANGAGKSTIMKTISNLVQPSRGEIWFEETRLNGIPPNRIIDLGIAHVPEGRQLFPEMTVRENLELGSLTARAKSHRKQSMEWVMELFPRLRERQKQLAGTLSGGEQQMCAIARGLMSRPKMVLFDEPSLGLSPLLTQDIFRLTHQIHQEGLTILMVEQNVKQTLTICDRAYVLTNGKIVMEGKGRELLENQEVKEAFLGI, encoded by the coding sequence ATGCTACGGGTAGAACATGTCGATGCAGGTTATGGCGACGTTCAAGTATTATGGGATGTATCTTTCAAAGTGGACGCTGGTGAATTTGCCGTTCTGGTAGGAGCCAACGGTGCCGGAAAATCCACTATTATGAAGACCATTTCCAATCTGGTTCAACCCAGCAGGGGTGAGATCTGGTTTGAAGAAACGCGGCTCAATGGAATCCCTCCAAACCGCATTATAGATCTCGGAATTGCCCATGTGCCCGAGGGGCGTCAGCTCTTTCCTGAAATGACCGTGCGTGAAAATTTGGAACTCGGGTCGCTTACCGCCAGGGCAAAGTCACACCGAAAGCAGTCGATGGAATGGGTCATGGAACTCTTTCCCCGCCTTAGAGAACGTCAAAAGCAGCTGGCGGGAACCCTCTCGGGTGGAGAGCAGCAAATGTGCGCCATCGCTCGAGGACTCATGTCCCGACCCAAAATGGTGCTCTTCGACGAACCGTCTTTGGGACTCTCACCCCTTCTCACGCAGGATATTTTCAGACTGACGCATCAAATCCACCAAGAAGGCTTGACAATCCTCATGGTGGAGCAAAATGTCAAGCAGACTCTGACCATCTGTGACAGAGCCTATGTACTGACCAACGGCAAAATCGTCATGGAAGGTAAAGGGAGGGAACTCTTGGAAAACCAGGAAGTGAAAGAAGCTTTCCTCGGCATATGA
- a CDS encoding ABC transporter ATP-binding protein → MKFFETRHLTKHFGGLTAVNDINFEVEKGEIYGLIGPNGSGKTTLFNLITGYHPSSSGEILFQGQPIHRLSTWKICKLGIGRTFQIAKPLRRMTVLENVMTSAFNRAPKKSEAMEKAMEVLEFCELASKKDNSAKGLTIGDRKRLEIARALATAPELLLLDETMAGLTPQEQTAGAELIRKIRDSGITIIIVEHIMHVIMNICDRLLCINYGQEIARGTPAEVANNQAVIEAYLGKE, encoded by the coding sequence ATGAAATTCTTCGAAACGCGTCATCTCACAAAACACTTCGGCGGCTTGACGGCCGTCAACGACATAAATTTCGAAGTAGAAAAAGGCGAGATCTACGGGCTGATCGGACCGAACGGCTCCGGCAAGACCACTCTTTTCAACCTCATCACGGGCTACCATCCCAGCAGTTCCGGGGAGATTCTCTTTCAAGGACAACCGATTCACCGCCTCTCCACATGGAAAATCTGCAAGCTGGGAATCGGGAGAACCTTTCAGATCGCCAAGCCATTGCGACGAATGACAGTGCTGGAAAATGTCATGACTTCCGCTTTCAACCGAGCGCCCAAAAAATCCGAAGCCATGGAGAAGGCCATGGAAGTCCTGGAATTTTGTGAACTGGCTTCCAAAAAGGACAACTCCGCAAAGGGCCTCACCATCGGCGACCGCAAGCGGCTTGAAATCGCCCGGGCCCTGGCCACAGCTCCCGAACTGTTGCTCCTGGATGAGACGATGGCCGGCCTTACTCCCCAGGAACAGACAGCTGGAGCTGAACTCATTAGAAAAATTCGTGATTCGGGCATAACCATTATCATCGTGGAGCACATCATGCACGTCATCATGAATATCTGCGATCGTTTGCTCTGCATCAACTACGGCCAGGAAATCGCTCGCGGGACTCCTGCGGAAGTCGCCAATAACCAAGCCGTAATTGAAGCATATCTGGGAAAGGAATAA
- a CDS encoding branched-chain amino acid ABC transporter permease translates to MKLPRWSTLVSIVVLLLFPLLVPSDYYRHIFIIALMWVVIGSSWNLLAGFTGQVSFGHAIFFGTGAYTAGLCASKLGISAWWGMLLGGPVALLVGCVIGWICFRLRGPYFALATIAIGEIFRLVATDWRSLTEGMEGILIIQTFRSKIPYYYLALFLAGACVFVIDRIMQSKWGYYFIAIREDQDSAEAIGISSFRYKSLSLMVSSFFTGLAGALYMNYMAFIDPHVVFALHDISIMAILVGIIGGVGTLWGPPAGAFIMVLLQETFRSSFFGLLPSWVSESHVLVFGLLVIFVIRFMANGLVGDWPKIQQLWSRSKQTLPANGGN, encoded by the coding sequence ATGAAATTACCGCGTTGGTCAACGCTCGTCAGTATCGTGGTGCTGCTTTTATTCCCGCTGTTGGTCCCATCCGACTATTACCGGCATATTTTCATCATCGCACTGATGTGGGTGGTGATCGGATCTTCCTGGAACCTGCTGGCCGGCTTCACGGGGCAGGTTTCATTCGGCCACGCCATTTTTTTCGGAACGGGGGCCTACACGGCGGGTTTGTGTGCCTCAAAACTGGGGATTTCCGCCTGGTGGGGAATGCTTCTGGGAGGCCCTGTGGCCTTGCTCGTCGGCTGCGTCATCGGCTGGATCTGCTTCCGGCTGCGCGGCCCCTACTTCGCCCTGGCAACCATCGCCATCGGAGAAATTTTCCGGCTGGTCGCTACTGACTGGAGGAGCTTGACGGAAGGAATGGAAGGAATCCTCATCATTCAGACCTTTCGGAGCAAAATCCCTTATTATTATCTGGCTCTTTTTCTGGCTGGAGCTTGTGTTTTCGTCATTGATCGCATCATGCAATCCAAATGGGGATACTATTTTATCGCCATTCGGGAGGATCAGGACTCGGCCGAAGCCATTGGGATAAGTTCTTTCCGCTACAAGAGCCTTTCTCTCATGGTCAGTTCCTTTTTTACCGGCCTGGCCGGGGCTCTATATATGAACTACATGGCCTTCATTGATCCTCATGTAGTTTTTGCCCTGCACGACATATCCATCATGGCCATCCTCGTTGGGATTATCGGAGGTGTGGGAACCCTTTGGGGACCACCGGCGGGAGCTTTCATCATGGTTCTTCTGCAGGAAACCTTCAGAAGTTCCTTTTTCGGTTTGCTTCCTTCATGGGTAAGTGAATCGCATGTTCTCGTCTTTGGCCTGCTGGTCATTTTCGTGATCCGATTCATGGCGAACGGCCTCGTGGGGGATTGGCCCAAAATCCAGCAACTCTGGTCCAGGAGCAAACAAACGCTCCCAGCAAATGGCGGGAATTGA